Sequence from the Anabaena sphaerica FACHB-251 genome:
TTGTTAAACAAGTGCGGGTGATCCCCCAAACCCATAAAATGCTGAAGCAATTGTAGGGGACTGGGGACTGGGGACTGGGGAGGTTGATTAATCTTCCCCTGCCTCCCCTGCTTTCCCTGCTTCCCCTGCTTCCTACAGTCCACCTTCATCCATAGTCTTAGATTTGGATTTGGCTTTGTTGGCGCTGCGTTTAAGGGCAGAAAGTCTGGCTTCATATCGGGAACGCTGACGCTTACCGGGGGTAGTGTCAATTAAGGTTTTCAAGGCACTACCTAAACTTTTGTAGGCGTTGGGGAGACTATAACCAAAACGAGTGGCTAGGGCGATCGCTTTTTCGTCTGCATCAACTAATTCCTTAATTCGCTTGTCCCCGCTATTCTTTTGATACAGTCGCCAACCGGAAACGCCGCAAAGAGCCAAAGCTAACACCAGTAGCAAGCCATCCTGTACCCATAATTCACCCACAGCACCACCTAAGCCAATAGCGAGTGCTGCCATTTCCCAACCATCTTTGGGAATTGTGTCATTTTGAACACGAGCAACTTCGTGCCAGAACAGGAGATTACGCTGATCCATTGCTAAAGCATCCCATTTCACCAAGTCGATTTGAATTTCTACTTGGTCTTTACCAATTTCTTCGCACCGGATCAGGGGTGGACTTACCTCAGTTGTGCCTTCAACTGTTACCCAACTTTGTAATTCTGGTGGTAGCAAGCTTTTCAACCGCCGGAGTTCACTCATTTCCGCTTTAGCAGAGGAGGTTGCATAAGATGTCATAAAAATCCAGCCTTAAAAAATTTCAGTATATAGAGAGGGTATCACTTTGGAGTATAGCTATTTCAGTGATGATCCGCCTCACTCATTGGGAAAACTTCCTCGCTTTTTCCGAGCTTCCATTGCTTTTTCTAGCAGATCCAGTAATCCAGGGGCTTCTTCCTGGATACTGAGTAAAAGTCTTTCCCCAAGTTCTATATTACCCGGATCTTCACCTGTGTCCATCACCTGTTTGAGGCGCGGTAAGGCTATGCTATCAACAACCTGAATTAATCCAC
This genomic interval carries:
- a CDS encoding DUF3318 domain-containing protein, whose protein sequence is MTSYATSSAKAEMSELRRLKSLLPPELQSWVTVEGTTEVSPPLIRCEEIGKDQVEIQIDLVKWDALAMDQRNLLFWHEVARVQNDTIPKDGWEMAALAIGLGGAVGELWVQDGLLLVLALALCGVSGWRLYQKNSGDKRIKELVDADEKAIALATRFGYSLPNAYKSLGSALKTLIDTTPGKRQRSRYEARLSALKRSANKAKSKSKTMDEGGL